From one Streptomyces sp. R41 genomic stretch:
- a CDS encoding acyl-ACP desaturase, translating into MTITSPHLGSPSAAWTDARLLYALEEVVETELNRHLKVAKDWMPHEYVPFSDARNFPGFFEDGEAWDKEQSKVTEIGRIALVVNLLTEDNLPSYHHEIATLFGRDGAWGTWVHRWTAEEGRHGIVMRDYLLASRAVDPDKLEAFRMAHMSEGFESDNRHSMLHSVAYVAFQELATRISHRNTGHQSGDPVCDRMLARIATDENLHMVFYRNLLKASFELAPDLTMQAVRDVVVNFRMPGHGMPGFERAAAQMAIGEVYNMRIHHDDVLQPVLRHLKVLEMDGFGPEGLQAQEELGLFMRGLDAEASKFDEKLAARKARMAARAAG; encoded by the coding sequence GTGACGATCACTTCTCCCCACCTCGGCAGCCCGTCCGCCGCCTGGACCGACGCTCGACTGCTGTATGCGCTGGAAGAAGTGGTCGAGACGGAGCTCAACCGCCACCTGAAGGTGGCCAAGGACTGGATGCCGCACGAGTACGTGCCGTTCAGCGACGCCCGCAACTTCCCCGGCTTCTTCGAGGACGGCGAGGCCTGGGACAAGGAGCAGTCCAAGGTCACCGAGATCGGCCGGATCGCGCTGGTCGTCAACCTCCTCACCGAGGACAACCTGCCGAGCTACCACCACGAGATCGCCACGCTCTTCGGCCGTGACGGCGCCTGGGGCACCTGGGTGCACCGCTGGACCGCGGAGGAGGGCCGGCACGGCATCGTGATGCGCGACTACCTGCTCGCCTCCCGCGCCGTCGACCCCGACAAGCTCGAGGCGTTCCGCATGGCGCACATGAGCGAGGGCTTCGAGTCGGACAACCGCCACTCGATGCTGCACTCGGTCGCGTACGTCGCCTTCCAGGAGCTCGCGACCCGCATCTCGCACCGCAACACCGGTCACCAGTCGGGCGACCCGGTCTGCGACCGCATGCTGGCGCGCATCGCGACCGACGAGAACCTGCACATGGTCTTCTACCGCAACCTCCTGAAGGCCTCATTCGAGCTGGCCCCCGACCTGACCATGCAGGCCGTGCGCGACGTCGTGGTCAACTTCCGGATGCCCGGTCACGGCATGCCCGGCTTCGAGCGCGCCGCCGCGCAGATGGCCATCGGCGAGGTCTACAACATGCGCATCCACCACGACGACGTGCTCCAGCCGGTGCTGCGCCACCTCAAGGTCCTGGAGATGGACGGCTTCGGCCCCGAGGGCCTGCAGGCCCAGGAAGAGCTCGGCCTCTTCATGCGCGGCCTGGACGCGGAGGCCTCGAAGTTCGACGAGAAGCTCGCGGCCCGCAAGGCCCGCATGGCGGCACGCGCCGCCGGCTGA
- the ddaH gene encoding dimethylargininase encodes MPSQKALIRRPSPRLAEGLVTHIERAKVDVDLAVEQWEAYAEALRTHGWETVEVDPADDCPDSVFVEDTVVVFRNVALISRPGAESRRGETAGVEEAVARLGCSVNWIWEPGTLDGGDILKVGDTVYVGRGGRTNAAGVQQLRAAFEPLGARVVAVPVSKVLHLKSAVTALPDGTVIGHEPLVDTPSLFPRFLPVPEESGAHVVLLGGGKLLMAASAPKTAELLADLGHEPVLVDISEFEKLEGCVTCLSVRLRELYV; translated from the coding sequence GTGCCCAGCCAGAAAGCCCTCATCCGCCGGCCCAGTCCCCGCCTCGCCGAGGGGCTGGTGACGCACATCGAGCGCGCGAAGGTGGACGTCGACCTGGCGGTCGAGCAGTGGGAGGCGTACGCGGAGGCACTGCGCACGCACGGCTGGGAGACCGTCGAGGTGGACCCGGCCGACGACTGCCCGGACTCGGTGTTCGTCGAGGACACCGTGGTCGTCTTCCGCAATGTGGCGCTGATCTCCCGCCCCGGCGCGGAGTCCCGGCGCGGCGAGACCGCCGGGGTAGAGGAGGCCGTGGCCCGCCTCGGCTGCTCGGTGAACTGGATCTGGGAGCCGGGCACCCTCGACGGCGGCGACATCCTGAAGGTCGGCGACACGGTGTACGTGGGCCGTGGCGGGCGCACCAACGCGGCCGGGGTCCAGCAGTTGCGGGCGGCCTTCGAGCCGCTCGGGGCGCGGGTCGTCGCCGTACCGGTGAGCAAGGTGCTGCACCTGAAGTCCGCGGTGACCGCGCTGCCCGACGGCACGGTCATCGGGCACGAGCCGCTGGTGGACACGCCGTCGCTGTTCCCGCGCTTCCTGCCGGTACCGGAGGAGTCCGGGGCGCACGTCGTGCTCCTGGGCGGCGGAAAGCTCCTGATGGCCGCGAGCGCCCCGAAGACGGCGGAGCTGCTCGCGGACCTCGGCCACGAACCGGTTCTCGTGGACATCAGCGAGTTCGAGAAACTCGAAGGCTGTGTGACATGCCTCTCGGTCCGGCTCCGGGAGTTGTACGTCTGA